The following are encoded together in the Echeneis naucrates chromosome 9, fEcheNa1.1, whole genome shotgun sequence genome:
- the ccdc180 gene encoding coiled-coil domain-containing protein 180, with the protein MTSRPVPSGKVYRQLFDAQVQLSRSLLAGNTRTDCLSSEDNRLSSTTSRCLSSSRWQRVDDVIDDVSRLPDTIAAHHPCSGITEHLTERKYKKHEEALKHLDEELTGLTQVCETQVRTISQELLSCLQDVDLRLDALRDGMEQLEHLDHEVCGLWEQAEREVTLKKRRILELKHKLTESEAQRTNEIRAVLGKHCHLLEKISFLTPHEVHRLIHTEAMMLNQALLANRRSTARLVLLLQEGNLQQELLLRLHWKDCLNRWKRSRVTEVIHHFRTLCSSDRDQDQQLISVQRIKQTQLNLEKKRCDLISGICSLVPPTCSTALVTDWFIQLTAVNQQIESLHADLLHQLRCHGDRTWSDQLSEVAHCQEALSALQLSEDDVDNLVRSQLLTPIGQSQRLDEEQLAALDVCCDSVSRHAVSLSRCAFVAMRGAALLWETHNCRLKRRQEEIQQHLDDLRRSQHRHTQVKKAQLDDLLGILRQESNEDTLMTSLEKTVLYLQDVKDSCKQYACDQCAVLDRLPSVSLDELFSYSSSLSSFYHLTNTYAPSPEELHVENLHLFSTKSSTLEMSLKVEITDHHPMGFQNDSGPSQLSQDWLTEAESSLLYLSDFSRNAMFTSSQGVAYTGPAFRCPTPSLPGNLERETHLSLFPAELLTYTLSRTRTLFMDHLEQHFHDVLSSTIATVTDRKKAVYLEQEFQLQQLNPQYIHTHIYQPRQAELQVHQQCVDCHCQDVLDVLTSCRTQLQELQFTISRKNLEFSATLSSMENDILTAASSLRLEMLSSTLQNCLDQHVKHIQTCQTAFRQAVQVKLDQVRHTTTQLLSSFRLFSEGGDCAPPEVKLLRKKLIEQTKQISGTEEALCSELGNFESRTLQQVREVSGRLEEKLSLLKSELGFMEMIQSEISNTQILIRTEAVSCQQQQAMISSRLEDLRKMMEDRQVSPDQAFPLLSSVSEDLMKQHQYLSFELEDLTSSGCLKSSKKVQSTPPSGLVEPSSADVDFLDDPVVGVIKSLNRFSLIQNKAAGPVGPAGRQDTGQSPTHLEQKNTESVNVLRSCRSARNQRWFHIFGSKPEPKQNSHSFSSTVDSLLWRTNDVVLQAAENFYSRERLTGFLLLPDTLDTWMENMQQRLLGYHDQARRFLRTSRKDLLHQLSLFKDLLLLFPSTLITNYKHQMEVGLKEEVGGVKQQLEETMVASEQEKTDTVRQLRASLSCHELQKLISREELRQQQLRDNICRSHLKLQECARVQGEEFITSLASLTEKLFCLLDNLLIPAKTDVASQKHVVDSTVTVETGADLKPCGKRVWSGISYLSLPPDEGLSSVITATTASISTYRCTLGHLNIIEQRDTAVKEFEQLFRSEMLRLEEDKRKQLRELHNWNTHWRQQIHSLRHATGLYRSCDQGSGLRGGGAI; encoded by the exons ATGACCAGCAGACCGGTACCGAGCGGGAAGGTTTACCGGCAACTGTTTGATGCTCAA gTTCAGCTGTCCAGGTCTCTGCTGGCGGGAAACACGAGGACAGACTGTTTGTCTTCAGAGGACAACAGACTGAGCAGCACAACCAGCAG GTGTCTGTcctccagcaggtggcagcgtgtggatgatgtcattgatGATGTCAGCAGACTTCCTGACACCATAG CAGCCCACCATCCATGCTCTGGCATCACTGAACATTTGACggagagaaaatacaaaaaacacgAAGAGGCTCTGAAACATCTGGATGAAGAACTGACAGGACTCACTCAG GTGTGTGAGACTCAGGTGAGGACTATCAGTCAGGAGCTGCTGTCCTGTCTACAGGATGTGGACCTCCGACTGGACGCTCTGAGGGACGGGATGGAACAGCTGGAACATCTGGATCAT GAGGTGTGTGGTCTCTGGgagcaggcagagagggaggtgaCTTTGAAGAAGAGGAGAATCCTGGAGCTGAAGCACAAACTAACTGAATCTGAGGCTCAACGAACAAACGAG ATCAGAGCTGTGCTCGGGAAacactgccacctgctggagaaGATCAGCTTCCTAACTCCACATGAAGTCCACAGACTGATCCACACCGAGGCCATG ATGTTGAATCAGGCTCTGCTGGCTAATCGACGTAGCACCGCCCGTCTGGTGCTGCTCCTCCAGGAAGGGAACCTGCAGCAGGAGTTGCTCCTCCGCCTGCACTGGAAGGACTGCCTGAACCGGTGGAAGAGGAGCAGAGTCACTGAGGTCATCCACCACTTCAG gactctctgcagctctgatcGGGATCAGGATCAGCAACTGATTTCGGTTCAGCGGATCAAACAAACTCAGCTTAATCTGGAAAAAAAGCGTTGTGACCTCATCTCTGGGATCTG CTCCCTGGTCCCGCCCACATGCTCCACTGCCCTGGTCACTGATTGGTTTATCCAGCTgacagctgtcaatcaacaGATTG AAAGTCTTCATGCCgacctcctccatcagctccgtTGTCATGGTGATAGGACATGGTCGGACCAGCTGTCTGAAGTGGCGCATTGTCAG GAGGCGCTCTCTGCACTGCAGCTGTCAGAGGACGATGTGGACAATTTGGTCAGATCCCAGCTCCTTACTCCGATTGGACAAAGTCAGCGCCTGGATGAAGAGCAATTGGCTGCTTTAGAT GTTTGCTGTGACTCTGTGAGCCGTCACGCTGTCAGTCTCAGCAGGTGTGCATTTGTTGCAATGCGAGGAGCAGCGTTGCTATGGGAGACACACAACTGCAGGTTAaagaggagacaagaagagataCAGCAACACCTGGATGACCTGCGCCGTTCACAGCACCGTCACACCCAGGTGA agaaagcgcaGCTGGATGACCTGTTGGGCATTCTCCGTCAGGAGAGTAATGAGGACACTCTGATGACATCTCTGGAGAAGACTGTCCTCTACCTGCAGGACGTCAAAGACAG CTGCAAACAGTATGCCTGTGACCAGTGTGCAGTTCTGGATCGTCTcccatctgtctctctggaTGAACTCTTCTCctacagcagcagcctgagctCTTTCTACCACCTCACAAATACCTATGCACcg agtCCAGAAGAACTACATGTAGAGAACCTCCACCTGTTTTCCACCAAGTCCTCAACCCTGG AGATGAGTTTGAAGGTTGAAATAACAGATCATCATCCAATGGGCTTTCAGAATGATTCAGGTCCCAGCCAGCTGTCTCAGGATTGGCTGACTGAG GCGGAGTCTTCTCTGCTGTATCTCAGTGACTTCAGCAGGAATGCCATGTTTACATCATCACAGGGCGTGGCTTATACTGGCCCCGCTTTCAGATGCCCCACCCCCAGCCTGCCAGGGAACCTGGAGCGAGAAACTCACCTGAGTCTGTTTCCTGCTGAGCTTCTCACTTACACACTGAgcag GACTCGAACTCTGTTTATGGATCACCTGGAGCAGCATTTCCATGACGTTCTTAGCTCTACCATTGCCACAGTAACAGACAGGAAGAAGGCTGTTTATTTGGAACAGGAGTTTCAACTACAGCAGCTGAACCCCCaatacatccacacacacatttaccaaCCTCGCCAAg CGGAACTGCAGGTCCACCAGCAGTGTGTAGACTGTCACTGTCAGGACGTGTTGGATGTGTTGACGTCCTGCAGGACGCAGCTTCAGGAGCTTCAGTTCACAATCAGCAGGAAGAACCTAGAGTTCAGTGCCACTCTGTCCAGTATGGAGAACGACATCCTGACAGCTGCCAGCAGCCTTCG GCTGGAGATGCTCAGCTCCACCCTGCAGAACTGTTTGGATCAACATGTCAAACACATCCAGACCTGTCAGACTGCCTTCAGACAAGCAGTCCAGGTCAAACTGGACCAAGTCAGacacaccacaacacaactGCTCAGCTCCTTCAG GCTGTTCAGTGAAGGTGGAGACTGTGCCCCCCCAGAGGTGAAGCTGCTGAGGAAGAAGCTGATTGAACAGACCAAACAAATCAGTGGGACAGAGGAGGCCCTCTGCTCTGAGCTGGGCAACTTCGAGTCCAGGACTCTACAGCAG GTGAGAGAGGTGTCGGGCCGATTGGAGGAGAAACTTTCCCTCCTGAAGTCGGAGCTGGGATTCATGGAGATGATCCAAAGTGAGATCAGCAACACACAGATCCTGATCAGGACCGAG gcagtcagctgtcagcagcagcaggcaatGATTAGCAGCAGATTGGAGGACTTGAGGAAAatgatggaggacagacag gtGTCTCCAGATCAGgcctttcctctcctgtcttcAGTCAGTGAAGACCTGATGAAACAGCATCAGTATCTTTCCTTTGAGCTG GAAGACCTCACCTCATCAGGTTGTCTTAAGTCCAGTAAGAAAGTCCAGTCCACCCCACCTTCTGGTTTAGTGGAACCAAGCAGCGCTGATGTAGACTTCCTTGATGATCCTGTCGTGGGTGTCATCAAGTCCCTGAACAG GTTCAGTCTGATCcagaacaaagcagcaggaCCAGTAGGACCAGCAGGGAGACAAGACACAG gtcagagtccaACACAtcttgaacagaaaaacactgagtCTGTCAATGTCCTgag GAGCTGCAGATCCGCCAGGAATCAAAGATGGTTCCACATCTTTGGTTCCAAACCCGAACCGAAACAGAACTCACA ctccttcagctccacaGTGGACTCTCTCCTTTGGAGGACCAATGATGTTGTTCTCCAGGCTGCAGAG AACTTTTACAGCAGAGAGCGTCTCACCGGGTTCCTGCTTCTTCCTGACACTTTGGACACATGGATGGAGAATATGCAGCAAAGGCTGCTGGGATACCACGATCAGGCCAGGAGATTTCTGAGAACAAGCAGAAAGG ATCTTCTCCACCAGCTGTCTCTGTTCAAGGATCTGCTGCTCTTGTTTCCTTCAACTTTAATCACTAATTACAAGCACCAGATGGAGGTGGGGCTCAAAGAGGAGGTGGGTGGAGTCAAACAGCAACTAGAGGAAACTATGGTAGCCAGTGAGCAGGAGAAG actgacACTGTCCGTCAGCTGAGAGCTTCTCTGAGCTGCCACGAGCTGCAGAAGCTGATCAGCAGGGAAGAGCTTCGACAACAGCAGCTACGTGACAACATCTGCCGCTCGCATCTGAAACTGCAG gagTGTGCTCGAGTCCAGGGGGAGGAGTTTATAACATCGTTGGCCTCTCTGACAGAGAAGTTGTTCTGTCTGCTGGATAACCTGCTGATCCCTGCAA AAACCGATGTAGCATCCCAAAAACATGTTGTAGACAGTACTGTTACCGTGGAGACAGGAGCTGATCTGAAGCCCTGTGGAAAAAG ggTCTGGTCTGGGATATCGTACCTGTCTCTGCCCCCAGATGAGGGGTTGTCCTCTGTtatcacagcaacaacagcatcCATCAGCACATACAGGTGCACCCTGGGACATCTGAATATTATAGAGCAGAGAGACACTGCTGTGAag gaatTCGAACAGCTGTTCCGGTCGGAGATGTTACGTTTAGAAGAGGACAAACGAAAACAGTTGAGGGAACTACACAACTGGAACACACACTGGAGACAACAGATACACAGTCTGAGACACGCAACTGGCCTGTACAGGTCATGTGATCAGGGGTCAGGTCTAAGAGGGGGTGGGGCCATATAG
- the entr1 gene encoding endosome-associated-trafficking regulator 1 isoform X2: MSGQRSSKTLIITDDEEVGAEELNPFSFREFLRWKNVDPHQGQDQDQDQQDNQDQPSSSQPLSHMGNLTFDSNLQSCFFTEPSLASQEEEEDEGWGQSFQSDFDSTSSLYTDEEEETRSGCWTGNRLASPLKRTMINRFSSKPEVQQRGRGENYEGDDETSMAEAAISCRKRSGRSHIQQLKEENMLLRRTIRELQRRSYTSERRVLELSEELVQKRRQEEKEAQDLETMVHSVEQNLHLMTKRALKAENSVSKLRVELQQLQVEVESLRSENNGLKVAESQVVMTMKQNAQMASEYLNQTASHAESSIRQLLGEAETLRLVSHLLQSVDKISSVTSES; encoded by the exons ATGTCCGGACAGAGGAGCTCCAAGACCCTGATCATCACGGACG atGAGGAGGTGGGAGCTGAGGAGCTGAACCCATTCTCCTTCAGAGAGTTCCTCCGCTGGAAGAACGTGGATCCACATCAGGGCCAAGACCAGGATCAAGACCAGCAGGATAACCAGGATCAG CCCAGCAGCTCTCAGCCCCTGTCACACATGGGGAACCTGACCTTTGACTCCAACCTCCAGAGCTGCTTCTTCACCGAGCCCTCCCTCGCATCACAG gaagaggaagaggatgaggggTGGGGGCAGAGCTTCCAGTCAGATTTTGACAGCACCTCCTCACTTTATAccgatgaagaggaggagaccaG GTCAGGGTGTTGGACAGGAAACCGTTTGGCCAGTCCTCTGAAGAGAACGATGATTAACAGGTTCTCCTCCAAACCTGAAGTTCAGCAGAGAGGACGAGGCGAGAACTACGAAGGAGATGATGAGACCTCCATGGCTGAAGCAGCCATCTCCTGTAGAAAGAGGAGTGGGAGGAGCCACATACAGCAG TTGAAAGAGGAGAACATGCTGCTCAGGAGAACTATCAGGGAACTGCAGAGGAGATCATATACTAGTGAACGCAG GGTGCTGGAGCTCTCTGAGGAGCTGGTCCAGAAGAGGCgtcaggaggagaaggaggctcAGGATTTGGAGACCATGGTTCACTCAGTGGAGCAGAACCTCCACCTGATGACG AAGCGAGCactgaaagcagaaaacagtGTTTCCAAATTGAGGGTGGAGCTACAGCAGTTGCAG GTAGAGGTGGAATCTCTGCGGTCGGAGAATAACGGTCTGAAGGTGGCAGAATCTCAGGTTGTCATGACGATGAAGCAAAATGCACAGATGGCGTCTGAGTACCTGAACCAGACAGCAAGCCACGCCGAGTCCTCCATCCG TCAGCTGTTGGGAGAAGCAGAGACTCTCCGCTTGGTTTCTCATCTGCTTCAGTCCGTTGATAAAATCTCCAGTGTCACATCAGAGTCCTGA
- the entr1 gene encoding endosome-associated-trafficking regulator 1 isoform X5, translating into MGNLTFDSNLQSCFFTEPSLASQEEEEDEGWGQSFQSDFDSTSSLYTDEEEETRSGCWTGNRLASPLKRTMINRFSSKPEVQQRGRGENYEGDDETSMAEAAISCRKRSGRSHIQQLKEENMLLRRTIRELQRRSYTSERRVLELSEELVQKRRQEEKEAQDLETMVHSVEQNLHLMTKRALKAENSVSKLRVELQQLQAFQCLPQVEVESLRSENNGLKVAESQVVMTMKQNAQMASEYLNQTASHAESSIRQLLGEAETLRLVSHLLQSVDKISSVTSES; encoded by the exons ATGGGGAACCTGACCTTTGACTCCAACCTCCAGAGCTGCTTCTTCACCGAGCCCTCCCTCGCATCACAG gaagaggaagaggatgaggggTGGGGGCAGAGCTTCCAGTCAGATTTTGACAGCACCTCCTCACTTTATAccgatgaagaggaggagaccaG GTCAGGGTGTTGGACAGGAAACCGTTTGGCCAGTCCTCTGAAGAGAACGATGATTAACAGGTTCTCCTCCAAACCTGAAGTTCAGCAGAGAGGACGAGGCGAGAACTACGAAGGAGATGATGAGACCTCCATGGCTGAAGCAGCCATCTCCTGTAGAAAGAGGAGTGGGAGGAGCCACATACAGCAG TTGAAAGAGGAGAACATGCTGCTCAGGAGAACTATCAGGGAACTGCAGAGGAGATCATATACTAGTGAACGCAG GGTGCTGGAGCTCTCTGAGGAGCTGGTCCAGAAGAGGCgtcaggaggagaaggaggctcAGGATTTGGAGACCATGGTTCACTCAGTGGAGCAGAACCTCCACCTGATGACG AAGCGAGCactgaaagcagaaaacagtGTTTCCAAATTGAGGGTGGAGCTACAGCAGTTGCAG GCATTTCAATGTCTTCCTCAGGTAGAGGTGGAATCTCTGCGGTCGGAGAATAACGGTCTGAAGGTGGCAGAATCTCAGGTTGTCATGACGATGAAGCAAAATGCACAGATGGCGTCTGAGTACCTGAACCAGACAGCAAGCCACGCCGAGTCCTCCATCCG TCAGCTGTTGGGAGAAGCAGAGACTCTCCGCTTGGTTTCTCATCTGCTTCAGTCCGTTGATAAAATCTCCAGTGTCACATCAGAGTCCTGA
- the entr1 gene encoding endosome-associated-trafficking regulator 1 isoform X4: protein MSGQRSSKTLIITDDEEVGAEELNPFSFREFLRWKNVDPHQGQDQDQDQQDNQDQPSSSQPLSHMGNLTFDSNLQSCFFTEPSLASQEEEEDEGWGQSFQSDFDSTSSLYTDEEEETRFSSKPEVQQRGRGENYEGDDETSMAEAAISCRKRSGRSHIQQLKEENMLLRRTIRELQRRSYTSERRVLELSEELVQKRRQEEKEAQDLETMVHSVEQNLHLMTKRALKAENSVSKLRVELQQLQVEVESLRSENNGLKVAESQVVMTMKQNAQMASEYLNQTASHAESSIRQLLGEAETLRLVSHLLQSVDKISSVTSES, encoded by the exons ATGTCCGGACAGAGGAGCTCCAAGACCCTGATCATCACGGACG atGAGGAGGTGGGAGCTGAGGAGCTGAACCCATTCTCCTTCAGAGAGTTCCTCCGCTGGAAGAACGTGGATCCACATCAGGGCCAAGACCAGGATCAAGACCAGCAGGATAACCAGGATCAG CCCAGCAGCTCTCAGCCCCTGTCACACATGGGGAACCTGACCTTTGACTCCAACCTCCAGAGCTGCTTCTTCACCGAGCCCTCCCTCGCATCACAG gaagaggaagaggatgaggggTGGGGGCAGAGCTTCCAGTCAGATTTTGACAGCACCTCCTCACTTTATAccgatgaagaggaggagaccaG GTTCTCCTCCAAACCTGAAGTTCAGCAGAGAGGACGAGGCGAGAACTACGAAGGAGATGATGAGACCTCCATGGCTGAAGCAGCCATCTCCTGTAGAAAGAGGAGTGGGAGGAGCCACATACAGCAG TTGAAAGAGGAGAACATGCTGCTCAGGAGAACTATCAGGGAACTGCAGAGGAGATCATATACTAGTGAACGCAG GGTGCTGGAGCTCTCTGAGGAGCTGGTCCAGAAGAGGCgtcaggaggagaaggaggctcAGGATTTGGAGACCATGGTTCACTCAGTGGAGCAGAACCTCCACCTGATGACG AAGCGAGCactgaaagcagaaaacagtGTTTCCAAATTGAGGGTGGAGCTACAGCAGTTGCAG GTAGAGGTGGAATCTCTGCGGTCGGAGAATAACGGTCTGAAGGTGGCAGAATCTCAGGTTGTCATGACGATGAAGCAAAATGCACAGATGGCGTCTGAGTACCTGAACCAGACAGCAAGCCACGCCGAGTCCTCCATCCG TCAGCTGTTGGGAGAAGCAGAGACTCTCCGCTTGGTTTCTCATCTGCTTCAGTCCGTTGATAAAATCTCCAGTGTCACATCAGAGTCCTGA
- the entr1 gene encoding endosome-associated-trafficking regulator 1 isoform X3 yields MSGQRSSKTLIITDDEEVGAEELNPFSFREFLRWKNVDPHQGQDQDQDQQDNQDQPSSSQPLSHMGNLTFDSNLQSCFFTEPSLASQEEEEDEGWGQSFQSDFDSTSSLYTDEEEETRFSSKPEVQQRGRGENYEGDDETSMAEAAISCRKRSGRSHIQQLKEENMLLRRTIRELQRRSYTSERRVLELSEELVQKRRQEEKEAQDLETMVHSVEQNLHLMTKRALKAENSVSKLRVELQQLQAFQCLPQVEVESLRSENNGLKVAESQVVMTMKQNAQMASEYLNQTASHAESSIRQLLGEAETLRLVSHLLQSVDKISSVTSES; encoded by the exons ATGTCCGGACAGAGGAGCTCCAAGACCCTGATCATCACGGACG atGAGGAGGTGGGAGCTGAGGAGCTGAACCCATTCTCCTTCAGAGAGTTCCTCCGCTGGAAGAACGTGGATCCACATCAGGGCCAAGACCAGGATCAAGACCAGCAGGATAACCAGGATCAG CCCAGCAGCTCTCAGCCCCTGTCACACATGGGGAACCTGACCTTTGACTCCAACCTCCAGAGCTGCTTCTTCACCGAGCCCTCCCTCGCATCACAG gaagaggaagaggatgaggggTGGGGGCAGAGCTTCCAGTCAGATTTTGACAGCACCTCCTCACTTTATAccgatgaagaggaggagaccaG GTTCTCCTCCAAACCTGAAGTTCAGCAGAGAGGACGAGGCGAGAACTACGAAGGAGATGATGAGACCTCCATGGCTGAAGCAGCCATCTCCTGTAGAAAGAGGAGTGGGAGGAGCCACATACAGCAG TTGAAAGAGGAGAACATGCTGCTCAGGAGAACTATCAGGGAACTGCAGAGGAGATCATATACTAGTGAACGCAG GGTGCTGGAGCTCTCTGAGGAGCTGGTCCAGAAGAGGCgtcaggaggagaaggaggctcAGGATTTGGAGACCATGGTTCACTCAGTGGAGCAGAACCTCCACCTGATGACG AAGCGAGCactgaaagcagaaaacagtGTTTCCAAATTGAGGGTGGAGCTACAGCAGTTGCAG GCATTTCAATGTCTTCCTCAGGTAGAGGTGGAATCTCTGCGGTCGGAGAATAACGGTCTGAAGGTGGCAGAATCTCAGGTTGTCATGACGATGAAGCAAAATGCACAGATGGCGTCTGAGTACCTGAACCAGACAGCAAGCCACGCCGAGTCCTCCATCCG TCAGCTGTTGGGAGAAGCAGAGACTCTCCGCTTGGTTTCTCATCTGCTTCAGTCCGTTGATAAAATCTCCAGTGTCACATCAGAGTCCTGA
- the entr1 gene encoding endosome-associated-trafficking regulator 1 isoform X1, with product MSGQRSSKTLIITDDEEVGAEELNPFSFREFLRWKNVDPHQGQDQDQDQQDNQDQPSSSQPLSHMGNLTFDSNLQSCFFTEPSLASQEEEEDEGWGQSFQSDFDSTSSLYTDEEEETRSGCWTGNRLASPLKRTMINRFSSKPEVQQRGRGENYEGDDETSMAEAAISCRKRSGRSHIQQLKEENMLLRRTIRELQRRSYTSERRVLELSEELVQKRRQEEKEAQDLETMVHSVEQNLHLMTKRALKAENSVSKLRVELQQLQAFQCLPQVEVESLRSENNGLKVAESQVVMTMKQNAQMASEYLNQTASHAESSIRQLLGEAETLRLVSHLLQSVDKISSVTSES from the exons ATGTCCGGACAGAGGAGCTCCAAGACCCTGATCATCACGGACG atGAGGAGGTGGGAGCTGAGGAGCTGAACCCATTCTCCTTCAGAGAGTTCCTCCGCTGGAAGAACGTGGATCCACATCAGGGCCAAGACCAGGATCAAGACCAGCAGGATAACCAGGATCAG CCCAGCAGCTCTCAGCCCCTGTCACACATGGGGAACCTGACCTTTGACTCCAACCTCCAGAGCTGCTTCTTCACCGAGCCCTCCCTCGCATCACAG gaagaggaagaggatgaggggTGGGGGCAGAGCTTCCAGTCAGATTTTGACAGCACCTCCTCACTTTATAccgatgaagaggaggagaccaG GTCAGGGTGTTGGACAGGAAACCGTTTGGCCAGTCCTCTGAAGAGAACGATGATTAACAGGTTCTCCTCCAAACCTGAAGTTCAGCAGAGAGGACGAGGCGAGAACTACGAAGGAGATGATGAGACCTCCATGGCTGAAGCAGCCATCTCCTGTAGAAAGAGGAGTGGGAGGAGCCACATACAGCAG TTGAAAGAGGAGAACATGCTGCTCAGGAGAACTATCAGGGAACTGCAGAGGAGATCATATACTAGTGAACGCAG GGTGCTGGAGCTCTCTGAGGAGCTGGTCCAGAAGAGGCgtcaggaggagaaggaggctcAGGATTTGGAGACCATGGTTCACTCAGTGGAGCAGAACCTCCACCTGATGACG AAGCGAGCactgaaagcagaaaacagtGTTTCCAAATTGAGGGTGGAGCTACAGCAGTTGCAG GCATTTCAATGTCTTCCTCAGGTAGAGGTGGAATCTCTGCGGTCGGAGAATAACGGTCTGAAGGTGGCAGAATCTCAGGTTGTCATGACGATGAAGCAAAATGCACAGATGGCGTCTGAGTACCTGAACCAGACAGCAAGCCACGCCGAGTCCTCCATCCG TCAGCTGTTGGGAGAAGCAGAGACTCTCCGCTTGGTTTCTCATCTGCTTCAGTCCGTTGATAAAATCTCCAGTGTCACATCAGAGTCCTGA
- the chek2 gene encoding serine/threonine-protein kinase Chk2: MSEEVPHEGNQSPSQAPSTQSQSGSGSSSGPTSGSQPSSGSGTLSSLDTIPVTLPSVPEEPEPEPWGRLLPMAQGFRSHDCIEEQYLFGRDSKCNYILDDPDDRGSKKFRIYSKKHFRIYREDSEVFVEDYSNNGTFVDGILIGKGKKLPLVNNAVLSLSEQRNKVFVYIDLMSDDQSSLPKGLQEKYLLTRRIGTGVCGEVKLAFERSSCKKFAVKIINKRNFKSEGTATRNANREIEILQRVDHPCLIKTEDFYQTEECFYIVLELMEGGELFHRVKSQQQLRESVAKLYFYQMLRAVQYLHSKGIIHRDLKPENVLLSSQDDICLIKVTDFNQSRILGESVLMRTLCGTPSYLAPEVFTQASTTGYGLAVDAWSLGVLLFVCLGGYPPFHESFGRQSITDQIIRGEFTMVESKWRNISDPAKDVVRKLLVVDPMKRMTIDETLQHRWLQDHVMMETAHRMMYPGGPPTAAMEEGSASGSEGRKRGRDGNEEDEHPAKRRPAPPPTPL; this comes from the exons ATGTCTGAAGAAGTTCCACATGAGGGGAATCAGTCCCCATCCCAGGCCCCCTCCACCCAGTCCCagtctggttctggttcttCCAGTGGGCCAACCTCAGGTAGCCAACCGTCCAGCGGCTCTGGGACACTGAGCAGTTTGGACACCATCCCTGTCACCCTGCCGTCCGTCCCAGAGGAGCCTGAACCAGAACCATGGGGCCGCCTGCTGCCCATGGCCCAGGGCTTCAGGAGCCATG actgTATAGAAGAGCAGTACCTGTTTGGACGGGACTCTAAATGTAACTACATCCTTGATGATCCAGATGACCGAGGATCCAAAAAGTTCCGAATCTACAGCAAGAAACACTTTCGGATCTACAGA GAGGACAGTGAGGTCTTCGTGGAGGACTACAGTAATAACGGAACGTTTGTTGACGGGATTCTAATTGGTAAAGGCAAGAAGCTTCCCCTGGTCAACAACGCCgttctctctttgtctgaacAACGGAACAAAG TCTTTGTCTACATCGACCTGATGTCTGATGATCAGTCCAGTTTACCAAAAGGGCTTCAGGAGAAATATCTGCTGACTCGACGCATCGGCAC aggtGTTTGTGGTGAAGTCAAACTGGCCTTTGAGAGATCAAGCTGTAAAAAATTtgcagtgaaaataataaacaagAGGAACTTTAAATCAGAAGGG ACAGCAACACGAAATGCAAACAGAGAGATTGAGATTCTCCAGAGGGTCGACCAC CCTTGTCTCATCAAGACAGAAGACTTCTATCAGACGGAGGAATGTTTCTACATCGTGTTGGAGCT GATGGAGGGTGGTGAACTTTTCCACAGAGTCaagtctcagcagcagctccgtGAGTCTGTcgccaaactttatttctaccAGATGCTGAGAGCAGTTCAG TACCTACACAGTAAAGGGATCATCCACAGGGACCTGAAACCAGAGAatgtccttctgtcctctcaGGACGACATCTGTCTCATCAAG gtGACCGACTTCAACCAGTCCAGGATCCTGGGGGAGTCTGTCCTGATGAGGACTCTTTGTGGAACCCCATCCTACCTGGCTCCTGAGGTCTTCACCCAGGCCTCCACCACAGGATACGGTCTTGCCGTGGATGCCTGGAGTCTCGGAGTCCTGCTCTTTGTCTG tctgGGTGGTTATCCTCCGTTCCATGAGAGTTTTGGTCGTCAGTCGATCACAGATCAGATTATCAGAGGAGAATTTACGATGGTGGAGTCCAAATGGAGGAATATATCCGACCCAG CGAAGGATGTGGTGAGGAAGCTGCTGGTGGTCGACCCCATGAAGAGGATGACTATAGATGAAACTCTGCAGCATCGCTGGTTACAG GATCATGTGATGATGGAGACAGCTCATAGAATGATGTACCCTGGAGGCCCCCCCACTGCTGCCATG gaggagggGTCAGCTTCAGGTTCTGAGGGGAGGAAACGAGGACGAGATGGAAACGAGGAGGACGAACATCCAGCCAAACGCAGGCCagccccacccccaaccccacTGTAG